A genomic stretch from Pseudomonas alkylphenolica includes:
- a CDS encoding TraR/DksA family transcriptional regulator, whose protein sequence is MALEDALDLAHFKTLLEQRAAELDRLLEDAESRSQSVELDQSKVGRLSRMDALQQQAMNDAIRSRAQHERVRLQLALKRWHEGEYGWCNQCGELIASGRLEFDPATLLCITCASRTESG, encoded by the coding sequence ATGGCCTTGGAGGACGCCCTCGATCTTGCCCATTTCAAGACCCTGCTGGAACAGCGGGCTGCCGAGCTGGATCGATTGCTGGAAGACGCTGAGTCTCGCTCGCAATCGGTAGAGCTGGATCAAAGCAAGGTAGGGCGTTTGTCGAGGATGGATGCACTCCAGCAGCAAGCAATGAACGATGCCATCCGCAGTCGGGCGCAGCATGAACGCGTCCGCCTCCAACTGGCCCTCAAGCGTTGGCACGAGGGTGAGTATGGCTGGTGTAACCAATGCGGCGAGTTGATCGCCTCGGGCCGCCTGGAATTTGATCCGGCCACGCTGCTGTGCATCACCTGTGCGAGTCGCACTGAGTCGGGTTGA